In Nocardia sp. NBC_01327, the genomic stretch TGGGGGTGGTGGTGTCGCAGCGAATTCGCTGCGACACCACCAACACATCACTCGACGAAATCGAAATCGAATTCGCCGGCCCGCACACCTGAGACAAACGCTTTCCACTCGGATCTCGTGAACCACAGCGTCGGGCTGTGCCGATCCTTGGAATCACGCAGTGCGATCTGACCTTCGTGGTAGGCGACCTCGACACAATCGCCGCCACCATAGCTGAAGGTGCTCTTGGCGAACCTCGGCCCGCGACGCTCTCCGCGAATAATATTGCAGTTCATAGCATTCATTCCTTCCCCCCGAGGGTCACTCCCCATGACCCTTCTGGTGAATCACGTACGACACACACAGTGCTATCCGAACCACCGGCCGCGCAACTGAATTCGGCCGGGCCCGCCCGCCGGTGGATCGAAATGCTCATAAACGCAACCTTACGGCGACCCACCGACAAACTGCCGTGCCGGAAAAGCCGTGGACAACCCCTGCGGACGACCGTGGCGATCACCCGATGCAGGTCTGCTCACCGGAGTTATGGACGGCCGCGGCCGATGCGGTCGAACAGCTCCTCGAGCGGTTCGCCGATATCGCGGCCGAACGGGGTGAGGCCGTAGGTGACCTGGGGCGGGGTGGTGGGCTCGACCTCGCGCCAGACCAGGCCGTCCTGCACTAGTGCGCGCAGGGTCTGGGCGAGCATTTTCTCGCTGATGCCCCGGATGCTCTCGCGCAATTCGTAGAACCGAAGATCACTGCCGCGCAAGGAGATCAGCACCCAGACGCCCCATCTGCTGGTGATGTGGTCGAGCACGTCACGGGCGGGGCAGTCGGTGTGAAACACCTCATACCGCACCTGCGCCTCGGCCGGGGTGTCCTGCGTGCTTCCCACCATGTCATGAGCTTACCCACAGGTATGTACTTACCAATGGTGAGCTCCGGTCCTAGCGTCGTGGACAAGTGGACATCGAAGAAGGAGCTGATCATGATCGTGGTGACCGGGGCTACCGGCAATATCGGCCGCTCGTTGACGCGGGCGCTGGCCGAGGCCGGTGAACAGGTGGCGGCGGTGTCGCGGAATGCTGCGGCCGTGCCGGCAGGCGTCCAGCATGTGCGGGCCGACCTCGCCGAGCCGATGAGCCTCGAACCCGTTCTGGCACAGGCGAAAGCGCTGTTCCTGCTGCTGTCCGGGGACCTGCACGCCCCCGGGGCCCGGCCGGCCGGCCTCATCGACCTGGCCGCGACCGCCGGCGTCCGCCGCATCGTCCTGCTGTCCTCGCAGGGCGTGGCGACCAGACCTGACGGGCCGACGCGGATCGCCATGCGCGCGCTGGAGGACGCGACGCGACAGTCCGGTCTGGACTGGTCCATCCTGCGCCCGGGTGGCTTCGCCTCCAACGCCCTCGCCTGGACGGAATCCGTTCGCGCACAACAGATGGTCGCCGCCCCTTTCGGCGATACCGGTGTGCCCATCGTGGACCCGGCCGATATCGCCGACGTCGCGGCGGCCTGCCTGCTCGACGAGCGGCACACCGGCGGCGTGTACGAGCTGACCGGACCGGAGGTGATCACGCCGCGCGAACAGGCCGAGACCATTGCCGCCGCACTCGGCTCGCCGGTGCGTTTCCACGAGCTCACCCGCGCGGAGGCCAAGGCCGACATGGTCCGGTTCGTGCCGGCCGAACTCGCCGACGACACCTTGGACATCCTCGGCTCCCCGAATCCGTCCGAACTGCGGATCAGCCCCGACGTACAACGCGTCCTCGGCCGCCCCCCGCACCCATTCGCCGACTGGGTCACCCGCAACCTCGCCGCATTCCGCTGAGAGACAGGAAATGGGCCATGACTAGATGTCATGGCCCACTTGGAGAGTGGAGCTAAGGGGATTCGAACCCCTGACCCCCTCACTGCCAGTGAGGTGCGCTACCAGCTGCGCCATAGCCCCGTGCTCGTTGGACGAGCGACTGGATGAAGTTACCGAGCGGGGTGGGGGAACTGCAAATCGGGTGGGTGACACACCCGGGGAGGAGGGCGGGCGGGGTGGGGTGGTGATCGATGATGGGCGGCATGGTCCGGGTGCCGTGGGGGCGTGCGGGGTGGTTGGGGTTGGCTGCGGGTGGGGTGGGTGGGCTGTATGTGCTGCTTACCTGGCAGGTGTGGGTGGTGGGGTGGGCGGTTGATGGGGATGCGGGGGTGTGGGAGTGGTTTGTAGGGCATCGGGCGGCGGGGTGGACGACGGCGGCGCGGGAGTTGACGTTTTTCGGGAATCCGGGGCGGGCGAGCATGATTGCGGTCCTTGTCGCGGGGGTGGTCTGGTGGCGGCGGAGGGTCGGGGCGGCGGTGCTGGTGGTGGGGACCGTGCTGGTTGCCACCGGATTGAGCACGCTCACCAAATATGTGGTCGGGCGGGAGCGGCCGCCGGTGGCCATGCGGGTGGTGGGGGCGCTGCATCCGTCGTATCCGTCGGGGCATGCGACTGCCACGACGGCATTGGCGGGGGTGACGCTGCTGGTGTATCTCGGGTCGCGGCCGGGGCGCGTGCGGGCCTGGGGTGCGGCGGTATCGGCCGCGGTGCTGGTGGTGGCCATGTGCGCGACGCGGTTGTATCTGGGCGTGCACTGGTTCACCGATGTGGTCGGCGGGGTGTTGCTCGGGACCACGGTGGTGTTGTGTGCGGCAGTTGTGCAGATCCGGTGGCAAGTTGATAACGAACCGACTGCTCGTTCGCTGAATGCCCAGCAGGGCAAGGAAATATAGCGAGGCGCTCGCGCGTGGCGCGCGTACACTCGGCGATGATTTGGAGTCCGCCGGGCTTGGAGGGATCGCACGCGCTTGAGGCTGATCAATGGCCGTTACGAGCTACGGGAACTCGTCGGCAGAGGGGGAATGGCCGAGGTCTGGGACGCGTGGGACAGGCAGTTGCGTCGCCGGGTCGCGGTCAAGGTGCTCGATTCCGGGAGCTTGCTACCGCTGGAACAGGATGAGCGGATTCAGCAGGAGCGGTTCGAGCGCGAGGCGCATATTGCCGCGCAGATGAACTGCGGGAATATCGTCATGGTGCACGATGCCGGCGTCTTCGTCGAAAACCGCAGGCGCTACCCGTTCTTGGTGATGGAGTTCATTCCGGGCGAGAACCTACGCCAGCATCTGCGCCATCCCGAGAACTGGTCGCTACCGAGCCTGCTCAGCATTCTCACCGACGCCCTCAGCGGCCTCGTCTACGCGCACTCCAAGCACGTTGTGCACCGGGATATCAAGCCCGAGAACATAATGATCGGCCCGGACGGCGCCGCGAAACTGGCCGACTTCGGCATTGCCATCGAGATGCGCGAGCATATCCAGCGCCTCACCCAGGCCCAGCGCGCGCTGGGCACCCAGCACTATTCGGCTCCGGAGTATCTGCACCACGGGCAGATCACCCACCTCAGCGATGTGTATTCCTTCGCCGTGGTCTGCTCCGAGATACTCCCCCGCGCCTACGGCCCCGCCGGTATTCCCGACGAACTCAAAGCGGTGCTGGATCGGTCACTTTCACCGGATCCGGCGCAGCGGCACCGGTCGGCGGCGGAATTCCAGCACTATTTCTGCGAGGCGCTCGAACGCGTTTCTAACGGCACCCGGCGCACCGTCCCGGACCAGCTGCGACAGACCCACACCTCGGTGCTGACCCCGGGCGCGCTCCGCGAGCCGGAGCCCGAAACCGCTGACCCGCTGATGTATTCGTCGACCTGGAATTTCTTCCTGATTCCCGCACTCGCGTCGCGGCAGCGGCTGCTCGCCGGACTGGCCAAGGACGACTACCGCTATGTCGCCGCCCTGTTCGGCGTCGCCGCGACGGCCGGAATCGTGCTCGGCGGACTGGTTTTCCTGCTGCTCGCCTGGCTGCTCGTGCAGGTCGGGAAGTTCGTGTGAGGTGGGGGTAGTGAGAAATCGACAGGTGGGCATGGCATGGCAGCGGTACGTGTATCCGGGATCGCGTGCGTCGCACTGGCTTCGGACCGCCTTCCGGGTGGGCGTGGTGTTCTTCGCGGGCACGCTCGCCATATTCACCCTGGCGGTGCTCACGTGAGGTACCCGGCGTGAGAACCGTCTGCCTGAACTGCCTGAACGAATTCACCTACGACCGCGAGCGCAATCGCTGGTACACCGTCATCCGCCAGCGCAACGGCGGTCATGCGAAACAGATCGAAACCTATTTCGACAAGCTGAATCTGCGCTGCCCGAACGGATGTGAGATCGATCCGGTCATCCTGGACCATCCGACGAAGGTGATCGGATTCGTCGGCGAATCGGCCTCCTCCAAGAGCCATCTGATCGTATCCATGATCCATTCGATGATGAACGATCCGAAGCTCGCCGCACGGTTCTCCTTCATCGTCTCCCCCAAATCGGCGAGCCTGTGGACCGCCCTGGAGGCCCGGCTCCTGGATCGCCGTGCGCTCGACGCCACCGGGCCGCGGCGCATGGCCATGGAACCGACCCGCCACGTCGACGGCATCTCCACCTCGACGCAGCGGCAGACGCAGGGTCATACCTGGGCCGGGCTGGAGCAGCGCAAACCCATTCTGGTGACGGTGTATTCGGTGCACACCGCGAGCGCCGTCAATCTCGCCTTCATCGATGTGGCGGGTGAGGATATCGCCGACGGTGCGGTCGCCGCGCGGGTGAGTCCGCATCTGGCGGTGGCCGATTTCCTGTGGTTTGTGGTGCCGTCCACGCTGAACAAGCAGTATCTGGCGCTCATGCGGGAACAGGCCGATCCCGACAATCAGGAAAGCCTGGCCAATACCGTCGAACATTCGCAGACCGTCGGGCGCACCACGCTCATGATCGATCAGATCGCCAAACTCTGGCGGGCGGCCAACAGCTACCCCATCCAGCTGCCGATCGAACCGCCCCGCGTGCACGTCTCGACCATTGTCGCCAAGACCGATCTGCTGTCGCTCATCGATCTGCCCGATCTGAATATGGTTGCACCACCGTCGAATTGGTCGGACAGCCCGGTGAGCAGCAATGGCTCGGGCAACTCCTACGATCCGGTCCAGATCGTGCAGCGCAGTGAGATCACCCGAAATCTGGTGCGGCGGCTGTTTCCGGCCGTCGATTCGGCGCTGTCCATCCATTTCCCCTGGAATATGTACTTCCCGGTGTCGGCGGTGGGTTGCGGAAAGCGCAGCAATGGCACGTATCCGGTGTTCAAACCCTATGGTGCGGCCGATCCGGTGGTCTACATGCTGGACATGATCGAGGAGCTACGGGCCTACCGATGACAGGATTTCCGCAACTGCTGTGTGGGTGGGCACTGGTCAATCTCGAATCCTCCGGCGCCGGTGTCGGTGTGGTGGCGCGGTCCGGAAACTGGCCTGCCGCACTGGGTTCCACGGTGCGTGAGCTCGGCTCACTGGTGACTCTGCCCGACGGCGAGTACTCCGCGACGCCCGAATCGTTCGTACTGGAATTCCGGATTGCCCGGGGGCTGGCCGTCGCGGGCCTCAAGACACCGTCGGAGGTTCGGCCGGGCACCTGCATCACACATCTGGTGGCCGGTGAATGTGGTGCGCTGGACGGGATTACGGCGCTGCTGATGCACGAGTCCGGCGAATTGCTGACCTCCTTGAACGGATCGGTATCGCCCACCGAACACTGGCCGCTCGCCGATCCGGCACCGGAAACCGACGAGGAGATCTTCGCCGCGGCGACCCTGGCCGCGCTCGCGGACCCGTGGCTACCGGCGCTGGCCGGTGCGGTGCTCGCACATCTCGCCGGACAGGGACCGGGCATCACCCTGCACGTCGCCAGCGCCCGGGACGCCGTCACCATGCTGCAGGCGCTGTACGGGATGATCCCGCGAAACGCCCTGCAGGAGTTGACATTCTCGACCGGTCCGGGACAGCCGTCCGAGCCTCCGTCGATCGTGACCGTGATCGGCACGGACACCCCGTCCCCCGATCGCGTCACCATCAACCCGGACAGCTCCGCCGACGAATCCGGGGACACCTACCCGAGTCTCGGCCGGACCATTGTCGAGCACCGCCGCGCCGGTGTGGTGCTGCCCGCCGAACTCGCGACGGTGCACGACATCCGGCAGTGGTGCTACCAGCAGCATCTGCGCACCGTCGATCCCGCACTGCTCGACGATGCCCAGCTGGTACAGGTGATCACCGATCCGGGCCTGACGCCGGAGTGGTTCGACAACACCGCGGTCGCCCGGCGCGCGATCCATCTGGCCCTCGACAAGACCGCTGTCACAACGGCATTGGCGCATATGGACCATCTGCCGAGCGTGCGCACCGCCTTCGAACAGACGCTGATCGAATGCGTCATGAACGACAATCGCCGCCGCAACCGCGCGACACAGGTCGCCCATCAGCTCGGCTTCGATATCAGCGCGGTCGTGACCGCCTCGGCCTTTCAGCGACTCGAGAACGGCACGCTCACCGCGAGCGATGCGAAAACCGTGTGGCCGCAACTACAGCACGACTGGACCACCGGCGAGGCCGCCGACCGGAGCGTGGTCGTCGAACGGCTGCACCAGCATCGCGCCCTGCGCGAGTTCACCATCGGATCGCGCGATCGCGCCCTGGTGTACGAGACGGTGCGCGCCGAGATCAATGATCCGGCGGTCCATACCGGGAGCAGTCAGCTGCTGCGCAGCGCCATGTACAGCCATCTGCCGATCGTCGCGCAGCTCATGGTGAACGCCTCCTGCACCAGCCGGGACCGCTACCTCCTCGAACAGCTCATGGCGTGCGCACCCGCGGATCGCCTGGCGCCGTTGATCGCCGAGTGCATGCGCTATGCGGGTGTGGACGCCTTCGAACTCATGAAGGCCGTCACCATCGTGCGGGCCGAGCCGGCCGAGCTGGTCGAAGCGCTGCAACCGGCGTGGACTTCGCTGCGGCAGACGCTCGGCCTGCCGCAGGCGGTGGAGAGCCTGACCGTGCTCACGGCCGAGCAGCCGGAGCCCTCGCGTTCTCGTCTGCGCCACAACATATTCCAGCGCAGCCGCAACAGAGGTCACTGGACGAAGACCGAGGTGTCCGGCATCATCCACGCCGCCGCCGAAGACCCCCTGGTGATCGAGGAGAACTTCGGGATCCTGCGCGCGGCAATCGATTCCGATATGGAATTCGTCGCGGTCTGCATGGCCGGCCGCTCCGCCGCCGCCGAGGGTGAGGTGGTGCTGCACCAAATCCTCGGCTGCACCCCGCGCGAACAACTCCCCGCCCTCATCACCAGCTGCGCCCAGCAGCGCGATCTCGAACCGCTGACACTGCTGCGCGCGATCTGCGGCCTCGAACCGTCCCCCGAAGCGCTGGTCGCCATGCTCTCCAGCGGATGGCCCCACCTGCGCACCCACCTCGACCTCCCCCGCCGCATCGCCAACCTGGTGAGCCTGGACCCCACTGCAACCCATCCCCCGCGACTCCAGCCCCCAGATCGCCCGAAGAAGGCGCGCCGCAACCCCTTCGGCCGCTAGCCCTGCTCAGCAGGAGGCGGGGCGGGGGCGGCCGGCGCGGCGGCTGCGGCGGCGGGGGGCGGAATCCAGGAGTGGGGACAGTGGGCCGTCGTAGCCGGTGGCGATCAATCGGACTGTGGCGTGGAACTTTTCGACGAAGCGCTCGGCGGTGTCGCGGTCGAAGAGGGCGGTCGGGTAGAGGAAGGGGCCGTTGATGCCGGTGGGGGCGCCGGTGTGGTCGTAGTGCTCGGTGAGGCCGAATTCCAGATCGTGTTTGGCGCGCACCACGCCGGTCGGGACCTCGGTCACGGTCAGGCCGCGGCCGGTCACCGCGCCGGGGGGATCGGCCTCGGCGCGCTGCAGGATGAGGGTGGCCTGGAAGAGCGGGTGGCTCGGATCCTGTGGGAGGCAGCGCAGCAGACGGGGATTGGAGGTATCCGGATTCGCGAACGCCGCCAGCGCAACCCGGCGCACCTGCTCGAGCAGTTCGGTCATATCGGCGGCGCGGTCCAGGCGGATGCGCATGAGGACGTCATCGGCCAGATTGCCGACGATATCCGCGAGCAGCGGATCATCACGACCGGAGACGGCGGTCGCCACCGTGACGTCCGAGGATTTCGCGAAGGCCGCGACACTCACCGCGAAGGCGGTCTGCAGCATCATGAAAACACTCGAGCCCACCCGCCGCGCGCGGCACAGCAGATCACGGTGCACGTCGGCGTCGAACTGCACCTGGACCAGATCCCCGGTGGCCTCGCGGTGGACCGGACACGTTCTGTCATAGGGCAATTCGAGCGGCATGGGCCGTCCGACCAGATTATTGGCCCAGTACCGCAGCTGGGTGCTGGCGCGGCTGCACGGATCCTCGTACGCGCCCAGGTACTCGTGCTTCCACAGCGTGTAATCGATGTAGTCGACCGGCAGCGGCGGCCAGGCGGGCGCCTGCCGTGCGGTCCGGGCGCCGTACGCGGTGACCAGATCTCGCAGCAGCGGCCCGATCGAGGCGCCGTCCAGGGAGATGTGGTGAACCACCAGGGCCAGCACCACATCTCGCGCGCCGAGCCGATAGACGCGGGCCCGGATCGGAACCTCGGTGGCGAGATCGAAGGCGTCACCGCTGAATTCGGCGAGCCGCTCGGTGAGCTCGCCCGCGAAGCTGTCGACGACGGACACCTCGATCCGCGCCACATCGGCGTCCATGACCACCTGGATGGGCCCGTGCGCGGTGGCCGGATAGCAGGTGCGCAGCGGTGCGTGCCGGCGCATCACATCATCGATGGCGGCAATCAGCGCACCAATATTTACCGCCTGTCCACGAATGCGAAACGCGCGAGCAACATTCCAGTCAGCTGAGTAGCCGGCGGCCGCCGCATGCCACATGCGCTCCTGCGCCGGAGCCAGCGGGATTCTCGGTGCGCGTGGCATGCGCCGCAAAGGCTTCGGCTCTGCGATGATTTGCAGGAATTCAGCGACGTCAGCGGGTTTACGACGCACCACCGGGCTCGTCCAGGCAGCAACCGGTAGGGACATCGACGCCGTCCTCTCAGCTGCCACGCATGCAGATCACCGCCGCCCCATAAATCCGGCAGCACTGCAGGACGACAGTCCGGCCACCGTAGCAAAGGCGAGGCTATTCCGGGCGGTCAGAAAAGAGACACAGACCACTAGCGGATGAACGTTTAGCGAGGGCCCGTCACCGCGATGTCGTCAGGTGCGGCCGCGCGCGACCTCGATCCCGGGCGCCGAGGGATGCGCAACGCACTCGGATTGTGCGAAATCCTTGCGCGGGCCGATGCTCGCGGCGCCCGGGAGCCCTACTCAGCGCCGGGTGACGGTGGTCGGCAGGCTCGCGAATCCGCGATTGTTCGAGGAGTGGATGCGCCGCAGCCCGGACTCGTCGATCTCGTAATCGGAGACGGCGGCGGCGACCTCCTGCAGGGCGATACGCAGTTCCAGCAGCGCCAGATTCGAGCCGAGGCAGTGGTGGCGGCCGCTGCCGAAGACCAGGGAGTCGCTGGTATCGCGATCCAGATCGAAGACGTCCGGATCGGTGAACACCTCCGGATCACGATTGGCCGCACCGGTGAGCAGCAGTATCCGGGCGCCGGCCGGGATATCCGTACCGTGCAGCGATATGGCCTCGGTCGTGGTGCGCAAGGCGCTCTGCGACGAGGGATCCCAGCGCATGGACTCGTCGATCCAATCCTCGACCCGCCCGCCCAGGGCGAGGCGGCGCTGATCGGGGTGCAGCCACGCCGCATGCCAGGCATTGCCGAACGTCAGCATGGCGGTCT encodes the following:
- a CDS encoding DUF397 domain-containing protein, which codes for MNCNIIRGERRGPRFAKSTFSYGGGDCVEVAYHEGQIALRDSKDRHSPTLWFTRSEWKAFVSGVRAGEFDFDFVE
- a CDS encoding winged helix-turn-helix transcriptional regulator — translated: MVGSTQDTPAEAQVRYEVFHTDCPARDVLDHITSRWGVWVLISLRGSDLRFYELRESIRGISEKMLAQTLRALVQDGLVWREVEPTTPPQVTYGLTPFGRDIGEPLEELFDRIGRGRP
- a CDS encoding SDR family oxidoreductase, which gives rise to MSSGPSVVDKWTSKKELIMIVVTGATGNIGRSLTRALAEAGEQVAAVSRNAAAVPAGVQHVRADLAEPMSLEPVLAQAKALFLLLSGDLHAPGARPAGLIDLAATAGVRRIVLLSSQGVATRPDGPTRIAMRALEDATRQSGLDWSILRPGGFASNALAWTESVRAQQMVAAPFGDTGVPIVDPADIADVAAACLLDERHTGGVYELTGPEVITPREQAETIAAALGSPVRFHELTRAEAKADMVRFVPAELADDTLDILGSPNPSELRISPDVQRVLGRPPHPFADWVTRNLAAFR
- a CDS encoding phosphatase PAP2 family protein → MIAVLVAGVVWWRRRVGAAVLVVGTVLVATGLSTLTKYVVGRERPPVAMRVVGALHPSYPSGHATATTALAGVTLLVYLGSRPGRVRAWGAAVSAAVLVVAMCATRLYLGVHWFTDVVGGVLLGTTVVLCAAVVQIRWQVDNEPTARSLNAQQGKEI
- a CDS encoding serine/threonine-protein kinase: MRLINGRYELRELVGRGGMAEVWDAWDRQLRRRVAVKVLDSGSLLPLEQDERIQQERFEREAHIAAQMNCGNIVMVHDAGVFVENRRRYPFLVMEFIPGENLRQHLRHPENWSLPSLLSILTDALSGLVYAHSKHVVHRDIKPENIMIGPDGAAKLADFGIAIEMREHIQRLTQAQRALGTQHYSAPEYLHHGQITHLSDVYSFAVVCSEILPRAYGPAGIPDELKAVLDRSLSPDPAQRHRSAAEFQHYFCEALERVSNGTRRTVPDQLRQTHTSVLTPGALREPEPETADPLMYSSTWNFFLIPALASRQRLLAGLAKDDYRYVAALFGVAATAGIVLGGLVFLLLAWLLVQVGKFV
- a CDS encoding GAP1-M domain-containing protein; protein product: MTGFPQLLCGWALVNLESSGAGVGVVARSGNWPAALGSTVRELGSLVTLPDGEYSATPESFVLEFRIARGLAVAGLKTPSEVRPGTCITHLVAGECGALDGITALLMHESGELLTSLNGSVSPTEHWPLADPAPETDEEIFAAATLAALADPWLPALAGAVLAHLAGQGPGITLHVASARDAVTMLQALYGMIPRNALQELTFSTGPGQPSEPPSIVTVIGTDTPSPDRVTINPDSSADESGDTYPSLGRTIVEHRRAGVVLPAELATVHDIRQWCYQQHLRTVDPALLDDAQLVQVITDPGLTPEWFDNTAVARRAIHLALDKTAVTTALAHMDHLPSVRTAFEQTLIECVMNDNRRRNRATQVAHQLGFDISAVVTASAFQRLENGTLTASDAKTVWPQLQHDWTTGEAADRSVVVERLHQHRALREFTIGSRDRALVYETVRAEINDPAVHTGSSQLLRSAMYSHLPIVAQLMVNASCTSRDRYLLEQLMACAPADRLAPLIAECMRYAGVDAFELMKAVTIVRAEPAELVEALQPAWTSLRQTLGLPQAVESLTVLTAEQPEPSRSRLRHNIFQRSRNRGHWTKTEVSGIIHAAAEDPLVIEENFGILRAAIDSDMEFVAVCMAGRSAAAEGEVVLHQILGCTPREQLPALITSCAQQRDLEPLTLLRAICGLEPSPEALVAMLSSGWPHLRTHLDLPRRIANLVSLDPTATHPPRLQPPDRPKKARRNPFGR
- a CDS encoding condensation domain-containing protein, which gives rise to MSLPVAAWTSPVVRRKPADVAEFLQIIAEPKPLRRMPRAPRIPLAPAQERMWHAAAAGYSADWNVARAFRIRGQAVNIGALIAAIDDVMRRHAPLRTCYPATAHGPIQVVMDADVARIEVSVVDSFAGELTERLAEFSGDAFDLATEVPIRARVYRLGARDVVLALVVHHISLDGASIGPLLRDLVTAYGARTARQAPAWPPLPVDYIDYTLWKHEYLGAYEDPCSRASTQLRYWANNLVGRPMPLELPYDRTCPVHREATGDLVQVQFDADVHRDLLCRARRVGSSVFMMLQTAFAVSVAAFAKSSDVTVATAVSGRDDPLLADIVGNLADDVLMRIRLDRAADMTELLEQVRRVALAAFANPDTSNPRLLRCLPQDPSHPLFQATLILQRAEADPPGAVTGRGLTVTEVPTGVVRAKHDLEFGLTEHYDHTGAPTGINGPFLYPTALFDRDTAERFVEKFHATVRLIATGYDGPLSPLLDSAPRRRSRRAGRPRPASC